From one Microlunatus sp. Gsoil 973 genomic stretch:
- a CDS encoding inorganic phosphate transporter gives MTVALFVVVCVVAVALIFDFTNGFHDSANAMAGPIATGALTPRTAVILAAVLNVVGACLSTEVAKTISGGFFDETLVTPVIVLAGLTGAIIWNLITWLFGLPSSSSHALFGGLIGAVIIGAGVGTVHFGVVISKVFLPAVAAPVIAGLAAASAIKISDAVTSNLPKKKSAKKGFRNAQAFTAALVALAHGTSDGQKTMGVITLVLVAANLQSPDTGPHWWVIGSAGLAIGLGTYSGGWRIMRTLGKGIVKIDTEQGAAAGSATAVTILASAHLGFGLSTTHVSTGSIIGSGIGRKGSDVRWGVARRMVYAWLLTLPGAAVVGGAASLLADQGIAGTIILLASLGVACLVIYLVSRRNAVDRTNVTESPEVLVLNAAKPNKIAKAQRKYAKRLAKQAALDAGRVPAHVGGVSSEVTATEEERAQHASRESEAS, from the coding sequence GTGACTGTTGCGCTGTTCGTCGTGGTCTGCGTTGTCGCCGTCGCACTGATCTTCGACTTCACCAACGGCTTCCACGACAGCGCCAACGCGATGGCAGGTCCGATCGCCACCGGCGCACTCACGCCTCGTACAGCCGTCATTCTCGCCGCCGTCCTGAACGTCGTCGGCGCCTGCCTTTCCACCGAGGTCGCCAAGACCATCTCCGGTGGATTCTTCGACGAGACGCTGGTCACTCCGGTCATCGTCCTGGCGGGACTCACCGGGGCGATCATCTGGAACCTGATCACCTGGCTCTTCGGCCTGCCGTCCAGTTCCTCCCACGCCCTCTTCGGCGGCCTCATCGGAGCTGTGATCATCGGTGCAGGTGTCGGCACGGTGCATTTCGGCGTGGTGATCTCCAAGGTGTTCCTGCCGGCCGTTGCCGCTCCGGTGATAGCAGGGCTCGCTGCTGCCTCGGCGATCAAGATCTCCGATGCTGTCACCTCGAACCTGCCGAAGAAGAAGTCTGCCAAGAAGGGATTCCGTAACGCGCAGGCCTTCACCGCCGCACTGGTCGCCCTCGCCCACGGCACCTCCGACGGGCAGAAGACGATGGGCGTCATCACCCTGGTGCTGGTCGCCGCCAATCTGCAGAGCCCCGACACCGGTCCGCACTGGTGGGTGATCGGATCGGCTGGACTGGCGATCGGCCTGGGCACGTATTCCGGCGGCTGGCGGATCATGCGCACCCTGGGCAAGGGGATTGTCAAGATCGACACCGAGCAGGGCGCGGCCGCCGGGTCGGCCACGGCGGTAACCATCCTGGCGTCAGCACATCTTGGCTTCGGCCTGTCCACGACCCACGTCTCCACCGGAAGCATCATCGGCTCGGGCATCGGACGGAAGGGATCCGACGTCCGGTGGGGCGTTGCCCGCAGAATGGTCTACGCCTGGCTGCTCACCCTGCCGGGTGCCGCAGTCGTCGGGGGTGCAGCCTCGCTGCTGGCCGATCAGGGGATCGCCGGCACGATCATCCTGCTGGCCAGCCTCGGCGTCGCCTGCCTGGTGATCTACCTCGTCTCCCGCCGAAACGCGGTCGACCGCACCAACGTCACCGAGAGCCCGGAGGTGCTGGTGCTGAACGCGGCCAAGCCGAACAAGATCGCGAAGGCCCAACGCAAGTACGCCAAACGGCTCGCCAAACAAGCGGCACTGGACGCCGGTCGCGTACCGGCGCACGTCGGCGGAGTCTCGTCCGAGGTGACGGCAACCGAGGAAGAGCGTGCCCAGCATGCCAGTCGCGAAAGTGAAGCATCATGA